The following DNA comes from bacterium.
GCCGCGCTCGCATTCGCGCTCTACGGCGCGTTCTGTTCGAGCGATCTCGCGTTCACGCATCCGAAAGCCGGCGATGTGGCGCATTACGCGGGCCCGTCGGCGCGCACCGTCACCGGGCTCATCGTCGAGGGGCCGTCGCCGACGCTCGACGGCCGCTCGTTTCTTATCGATGCGCGGCGCATCGTGCTTGACGCCGGCGCGTACATTCCGGCGCGTGGCCGCGTTCGGCTTTCCGTTTCGGAAGGCGCGGAGGAATTGCGCGTCGGCGACTTGATCTCGTTTCGCGCGCGGCTTCGCACGCCCATGCCGCGCGGCAATCCTGGCGCGTATCGCGTGGATCGCCATCATCGCGCGCGCGGGATCGACGCCGTTGCGTACACGACGCGCGGCGACCGCATCGAGATTCTCGCGCGCGGCGAGGGTTCGATCTTCCGCCGCGCCGTCACGGCCTATCGCGCGCGCATCCACGACGCGATCGCGAACGCCCTGCCGCCGCCGCAGTCGGATATCGTGCAGGCGCTCGTGCTCGGCGAGCGCGGCGACCTGCCCGATTCCGTGCGCGAGACGTACCGCGACGCGGGGGTCGTGCATCTGCTGGCGATCTCCGGCCTGCACGTCGGCATCGTCGCGGGCGCCGCGTTCGCGCTCGCGTTTTTTCTGTTGCGCCTTTCGCCGCGCGTGCTGCTTGCGACGAACGCGATCAAGCTCGCGGCCGCGGCGTCGGCCGTGCCCGTTCTGATCTACGCCGTCATCGGCGGCGGCGACGTGCCCGTGCTGCGCGCGACGATCATGGTGCTTGCCTATCTCGCCGCGCTCCTTGTCGATCGCGGGCGCGATTTCGCTTCGGCCATCGCGCTTGCCGCGCTTGTCATCCTGATCGTCTGGCCGTGGGCGCTTTTCGAGCCGGGCTTTCAGCTTTCCTTCGCCGCGGTCATCGGCATCGCGGCGATCACGCCGCGCGCGACGCAATACCTTCACGACCGCCGCGACGAAATCCGCCGCGCGTTTCCGACGACGCGCGACCGCGCGATCGACGTGTTTGCCCTCGCGTGCGTCGTACCGCTGGCGGCCACGATCGCGACGGCGCCGATCTCGGCCTGGCACTTCCGGGGCGCGGCTGTCTTTGGCCTTGCGGGCAATCTGCTCCTCGTTCCGCTCTACACGTTTGTCGTCGTGCCGCTCGCGTTCGCGGGGGCGCTCCTCGCGCCGCTCTCCCCGGTCGGGCCGATTCTGGCCAAGCCGCTGTGGCTTCTGGCGATGTACGCGATCAACACGGCGCACCTGGTCGTCGTGGCCGTCGCGGCGCTACCCGGCGCGTACCTGCGACTGGGGCGGCCGCATCCCGTCGAGATCGTCGCGTGGTACGGAGCGTCGGCCGCCCTTTTGGCCTGGCGCCGGCGCGCGGCGAAACCCGCGCTCGCGATTTGCGTCGCCGTGCTT
Coding sequences within:
- a CDS encoding DNA internalization-related competence protein ComEC/Rec2 codes for the protein MRRPLVVLAPALAAGIAAGAAIDMRGLVAVTAAVAVLVAFLVSRRLPGKPPPPFVFAALAFALYGAFCSSDLAFTHPKAGDVAHYAGPSARTVTGLIVEGPSPTLDGRSFLIDARRIVLDAGAYIPARGRVRLSVSEGAEELRVGDLISFRARLRTPMPRGNPGAYRVDRHHRARGIDAVAYTTRGDRIEILARGEGSIFRRAVTAYRARIHDAIANALPPPQSDIVQALVLGERGDLPDSVRETYRDAGVVHLLAISGLHVGIVAGAAFALAFFLLRLSPRVLLATNAIKLAAAASAVPVLIYAVIGGGDVPVLRATIMVLAYLAALLVDRGRDFASAIALAALVILIVWPWALFEPGFQLSFAAVIGIAAITPRATQYLHDRRDEIRRAFPTTRDRAIDVFALACVVPLAATIATAPISAWHFRGAAVFGLAGNLLLVPLYTFVVVPLAFAGALLAPLSPVGPILAKPLWLLAMYAINTAHLVVVAVAALPGAYLRLGRPHPVEIVAWYGASAALLAWRRRAAKPALAICVAVLLAVPAAGAIARHRDAKLRVDFIDVGQGSAALIRLPDERAILVDGGGVAGTSFDVGEAIVLPYLLDHHVRALDLVVVTHPDFDHYGGLSAVIAALPAREVWISRETDDEGAETYGAFLRLVDRLRIPRRLAGRDTRPLEIAGARLSALWPPPELRDEETVSDNNAALVMRLDFGAASFLFPGDVDADIERELLDTGAPLAADVMLVPHHGSRSSSSAGFLAAVHPDTAVVPAGRDNRCHHPAPAVRARLEKAARALYVIGDDGRVTCETDGASVTCAPFFDKAEPAPSNRD